In the Euphorbia lathyris chromosome 5, ddEupLath1.1, whole genome shotgun sequence genome, one interval contains:
- the LOC136229016 gene encoding uncharacterized protein isoform X3 — protein sequence MDSTVFSMHYRSLARSDSGGNTFEEKTPSQVTTPSDFGSSMVLTKVKKMIPRFSLSEKFSGGRDSNDMSLVGENPHNYGYEKLSPKLEELLAVSSKDLQDVSVSDFPNKNASKSSEIPVFDGNMGDHIDQKDHRDKETGNIGKLGLSPEGVSSVCMELDELNGNSLNTLVGLVASGCSSRRDEDLAANVFVDQRLQTPNQLAKVNKNYTECVNGINTLNVEIPSGDHQSINGEVPQLDSFVHEFRENPNGSSHVKRRDNYGIDQNFDQQKSPAHGSISSVSAKQQEIYLDTAITCEHLSYVTPSPKQPNSFLGKGTIKSGGKNFSVNKSISKFQIFEPSPLASALKERIESSKLRLSKLLSSTTLPFIAVAEESCKSVERKNVDAVVANLEKHLFCTDANDRCQERTDHVDSAGIQKQKEYDSLSKDDRSKCLAEDRVSVISMSTHVSFEGANQLMTRVASPSQFSQLQKIERQHNLMPAKFVQKTAIVSGSDSSLVDIKLNNENDAKAIVLPDEFVSPTTKTLEKISCSSTKQQCTSLHDFQPDEMVSMSLGQDKCSVGKVISNSNSTVITDVLRTSFPDEGAQSSSPLPDINGFVDFNQVGNFHDWQNYPTVLKHAPETLPISRSPSRERNSQKVLSGSPYRNMLAATGFVHSEKEVPGEWNEASPPASASHDISRRIKNITERPFKKEMFKSPIKEPTHSPSRKDQHGVSDNENMQSFAGKSIVSPNSNVNCRVDSGNHLNGIPPQNIENSSERKRRFEESVAENEDKYRRIKRSPEIHTSEDAKLEVVLEYAIGSDNTRQNTSSDQMTKHWSDILQKFLEDTEQLLSPLTGKLNTKLLSRLQDIVLHLQKVKLFETLHSQIESQKMSDQSSEIRLNRVAETKMLLYKLAYQKARLQLMHMEREKVLKKSQQLSSALHKSQMLKLNRQCLLLSGSRNSAANNLRCTSDMSSKTGLSWEKLAAMKHDFEVIDRKIKNLTKSFNSYLRMKGEPSCSEIIAQLNVHLKKKTSCKIIHDDLQLWEIDDFGSMNLKRSIALNYRGLFCQRFVINGSPTPSVFVSNNLDGTNITKNFPNMDACTAFAWTLNARSKKKLVGFKIFAQETQITCSLLHNLLDVFGEVQLALLEIRNLVQTRFCSSVEQLQLQLCFIDFNNGWRMMVTLDMTCLNRGVYPSEVVPSQLEASFAGTCMPVPESLVARITAAVDGLGAGYSRIIRLCRCISQVVCSP from the exons ATGGATTCTACTGTATTTTCAATGCATTACCGTAGTCTTGCTAGGTCAGATTCTGGAGGAAACACTTTCGAAGAGAAAACTCCTTCCCAGGTAACTACTCCGTCTGATTTTGGAAGTTCCATGGTACTAACAAAGGTGAAGAAGATGATTCCACGATTTTCTTTGTCTGAGAAGTTTAGTGGTGGTAGGGATTCAAATGATATGAGTCTAGTTGGAGAAAACCCACATAATTATGGTTATGAAAAGCTATCTCCTAAATTAGAAGAGCTTTTGGCTGTAAGCAGCAAAGATTTGCAAGATGTTTCTGTTTCTGATTTTCCCAATAAAAATGCATCCAAGAGCAGTGAGATTCCCGTGTTTGATGGGAATATGGGTGACCACATAGATCAAAAGGATCACAGAGATAAGGAAACAGGAAATATTGGCAAGCTAGGATTGTCTCCTGAGGGAGTTTCTTCTGTTTGCATGGAATTGGATGAGTTGAATGGAAATTCGTTAAACACACTTGTTGGTCTGGTTGCTAGTGGTTGCTCATCTCGCAGGGATGAAGATTTGGCAGCTAATGTATTTGTTGATCAACGACTGCAAACTCCTAACCAACTGGCGAAA GTGAATAAAAACTATACGGAATGTGTGAATGGGATTAATACCCTAAATGTTGAGATCCCTAGTGGCGATCATCAGAGCATTAATGGTGAAGTTCCTCAGTTGGATTCTTTTGTGCATGAATTTAGGGAAAATCCAAATGGAAGTTCTCATGTGAAAAGAAGAGACAATTATGGAATTGATCAGAATTTTGATCAACAAAAATCTCCTGCACATGGGTCCATATCCTCAGTATCTGCCAAACAGCAGGAAATATATCTGGATACTGCTATAACGTGTGAACATTTATCATATGTTACTCCTTCACCAAAGCAACCAAATTCTTTTCTAGGCAAGGGAACTATAAAGAGTGGTGGCAAAAATTTCTCTGTTAATAAAAGCATTTCTAAGTTCCAGATTTTTGAGCCTTCTCCCCTTGCTTCAGCTTTAAAAGAGCGAATTGAAAGTTCGAAACTCAGATTATCAAAGCTGCTTTCATCTACAACATTGCCATTCATTGCTGTTGCTGAAGAGAGCTGTAAGAGTGTTGAGAGAAAAAATGTGGATGCTGTAGTAGCTAACCTAGAAAAGCATTTATTTTGTACTGATGCTAATGATAGATGTCAGGAAAGAACAGATCATGTAGATAGTGCTGGTATTCAAAAACAAAAGGAATATGATAGTTTGAGCAAGGATGATCGATCTAAATGCCTCGCAGAAGATAGGGTGTCTGTGATTTCCATGTCTACCCATGTTTCTTTTGAGGGAGCTAATCAGCTGATGACCAGAGTGGCTTCACCTTCTCAGTTCAGTCAATTGCAGAAGATCGAGAGGCAACATAATTTGATGCCAGCGAAGTTTGTACAGAAGACAGCAATTGTTTCTGGATCTGATTCCTCATTGGTTGATATCAAATTGAATAATGAAAATGATGCCAAGGCAATTGTTCTTCCTGATGAGTTTGTTTCTCCTACAACAAAGACATTGGAAAAGATATCATGCTCATCAACAAAACAACAGTGCACCTCCTTGCATGACTTTCAACCTGATGAGATGGTTAGCATGAGCTTAGGACAAGATAAATGTTCAGTCGGTAAAGTTATTAGTAATAGTAATTCAACTGTAATAACTGATGTATTAAGAACATCTTTTCCTGACGAGGGAGCACAATCTAGCTCACCCCTTCCAGATATTAATGGTTTCGTGGACTTCAATCAAGTGGGAAATTTCCATGACTGGCAAAATTACCCTACTGTTTTGAAGCATGCACCTGAAACTTTACCAATTTCTAGATCTCCTTCAAGGGAGAGGAATTCCCAGAAGGTTCTTTCAGGGAGCCCATATAGGAATATGCTAGCGGCAACTGGTTTTGTCCATTCTGAAAAGGAGGTTCCTGGGGAATGGAATGAAGCTTCACCTCCTGCATCAGCTTCCCACGATATTAGTAGGAGAATTAAGAATATTACAGAG AGGCCCTTTAAGAAAGAGATGTTTAAGAGTCCCATTAAGGAGCCTACTCATAGTCCCTCCAGAAAAGATCAGCATGGGGTATCAGACAATGAGAATATGCAATCTTTTGCAGGGAAGTCTATAGTCTCTCCCAACTCCAACGTGAATTGTCGTGTTGATAGTGGCAATCATCTGAATGGAATTCCTCCACAAAATATTGAAAACTCTTctgaaaggaaaagaagatttGAAGAATCAGTTGCTGAGAATGAAGATAAATATCGGAGGATCAAGAGGAGTCCAGAAATTCACACAAGTGAGGATGCTAAGCTGGAAGTTGTGTTGGAATATGCTATTGGAAGTGACAATACAAGGCAGAATACCAGCAGTGACCAAATGACGAAGCATTGGAGTGAC ATTTTGCAGAAGTTCTTGGAAGATACAGAGCAGTTGCTCTCTCCATTAACTggaaaattaaatacaaaattg CTTTCTAGGCTGCAAGATATCGTATTGCACTTGCAGAAGGTGAAGCTTTTTGAGACACTCCATTCCCAAATAGAGTCTCAG AAAATGAGCGATCAGTCGAGTGAAATTAGGCTAAACAG AGTAGCTGAAACCAAAATGTTGCTTTATAAGTTGGCATATCAAAAGGCAAGGCTGCAGCTAATGCATATGGAGCGTGAGAAAGTGCTG AAAAAATCACAACAATTGAGCTCAGCACTTCATAAGTCTCAGATGCTGAAGTTGAATAGACAATGTCTACTTTTGTCTGGTAGCAGGAATTCTGCAGCTAACAATCTTAGATGCACATCTGATATGAGCAGCAAAACAGGG CTTTCCTGGGAAAAGTTGGCTGCAATGAAGCATGACTTTGAAGTTATAGATAGGAAAATAAAGAATCTAACAAAATCGTTCAACAGTTACCTCAGAATGAAAGGAGAACCTAGCTGTTCTGAGATTATTGCACAGCTAAATGTTCATTTGAAGAAGAAAACTTCTTGCAAGATTATACATGACGATTTGCAG TTATGGGAAATTGATGACTTTGGGAGTATGAATCTGAAGCGAAGCATTGCTCTTAATTACCGAGGCTTATTCTGCCAAAG ATTTGTGATAAATGGCAGCCCTACTCCTAGTGTTTTTGTTTCGAACAATTTGGATGGCACTAATATCACAAAG AACTTCCCTAATATGGATGCCTGCACTGCATTTGCATGGACTTTAAATGCAAGGTCCAAAAAGAAGCTTGTTGGTTTCAAAATATTTGCCCAGGAAACACAG ATTACGTGTTCACTTCTACATAATCTGCTTGATGTGTTTGGAGAAGTTCAGTTAGCATTGCTAGAAATTCGAAATTTGGTCCAGACAAGATTCTGTTCCTCTG TTGAACAGCTTCAATTGCAGCTATGTTTCATTGATTTTAACAATGGTTGGAGGATGATGGTGACTCTGGACATGACATGTTTGAATCG TGGGGTGTATCCTTCAGAAGTTGTTCCATCTCAACTAGAAGCTTCCTTTGCTGGGACATGCATGCCAGTTCCTGAGTCTCTGGTGGCTAGAATAACAGCTGCAGTTGATGGTCTTGGAGCTGGGTATTCAAGGATTATAAGGCTTTGCAGGTGTATTTCCCAGGTGGTGTGCTCCCCTTGA